A stretch of Microtus pennsylvanicus isolate mMicPen1 chromosome 5, mMicPen1.hap1, whole genome shotgun sequence DNA encodes these proteins:
- the LOC142851126 gene encoding olfactory receptor 5B12-like — protein sequence MTLMENISEITEFILVGLTDVPELQVPLSIVFTLIYLITLVGNLGMIMLIVLDSRLHTPMYFFLSNLSLVDCVYASAITPKVMVGFLTGNKIISYNACAAQMFFFVAFIAIESLILASMAYDRHAAVCKPLHYTTIMTSTTCTVIVTCCYMCGILQSSIHVALAFRLSFCLSNIINHFFCDIPPLLNISCSNTYTNEITLLILATLDVVFTLLVILNTYLLIFIAILRMRSADAKKKAFSTCASHLITVSIFFGSLIFMYLQPSSSHTMETDKIASVFYTMVIPMLNPLVYSLRNKEVKNAFMKVVRKLKPSVNLVN from the coding sequence ATGACGCTGATGGAGAATATTTCAGAGATTACAGAATTTATTCTTGTGGGGCTAACAGATGTCCCAGAACTGCAGGTCCCTTTGTCtattgtcttcactctcattTATTTGATAACACTGGTTGGGAATCTTGGGATGATCATGCTGATTGTACTGGACTCACGActccacactcccatgtactttttcctcaGTAATCTCTCCCTGGTGGACTGTGTTTATGCCTCAGCAATCACTCCTAAAGTAATGGTTGGGTTTCTTACAGGAAATAAGATTATATCCTACAATGCCTGTGCTGCTCAGATGTTCTTCTTTGTAGCCTTTATTGCTATTGAAAGTTTGATCCTGGCCTCAATGGCCTATGACCGCCATGCAGCAGTGTGCAAACCCCTGCATTACACTACAATTATGACGAGTACCACCTGCACTGTAATAGTCACCTGCTGTTACATGTGTGGAATCTTGCAATCTTCCATCCATGTCGCCCTTGCATTTcgtctttccttctgtctttctaaCATAATTAATCACTTTTTCTGTGACATTCCTCCTTTGCTAAACATTTCGTGTTCTAACACCTACACAAATGAGATCACACTCCTTATCTTGGCTACATTGGATGTTGTTTTCACACTCTTGGTTATATTGAACACTTACCtgcttattttcattgctatccTGAGGATGCGTTCAGCTGATGCAAAGAAGAAGGCCTTCTCTACGTGTGCATCCCACCTCATCACTGTATCCATCTTCTTTGGGTCACTTATATTCATGTACTTACAACCCAGCTCCAGTCATACCATGGAGACAGACAAAATTGCATCTGTGTTTTATACCATGGTCATACCCATGTTGAACCCTTTGGTCTACAGCCTGAgaaacaaagaagtcaaaaatgcATTTATGAAAGTTGTTAGAAAACTAAAGCCTTCAGTGAATTTAGTTAATTGA
- the LOC142851127 gene encoding olfactory receptor 5B12-like — MENTSKVSEFILVGLTNTPELQVPLFIIFTLIYLITLTGNLGMIILFLLDSRLHTPMYFFLSNLSLVDFIYSSAATPKVMEGFLTQNKVISYNACATQIFFLIAFATVESFLLAAMAFDRHAAVCKPLHYSTSMTRTTCVLIVTCCYINGLLQSSIHVAFTFHLSFCHSNVINHFFCDIPLILALSCSDTHINVIIVFMLASFDVVFALLVILNSYLLIFIAILRMHSTEGRKKAFSTCTSHLTTVSLFYGTIIFMYLQPNSSHSMDRDKMASVFYTMIIPMLNPLVYSLRNKEVKKAFKKFAGKVLSLLGLIN, encoded by the coding sequence ATGGAGAATACTTCAAAGGTGAGTGAATTTATTCTTGTGGGGTTAACAAACACCCCAGAGCTCCAGGTTCCTTTATTTATCATTTTCACTCTCATTTATTTGATCACACTGACTGGGAACCTGGGCATGATCATATTGTTTCTACTGGACTCCCGACTCCACAcgcccatgtacttcttcctcagcaaCCTCTCCCTGGTGGACTTCATTTATTCCTCAGCAGCCACTCCCAAAGTAATGGAAGGGTTTCTCACACAAAACAAGGTCATATCCTACAACGCATGTGCTACTCAGATTTTCTTCTTGATAGCCTTTGCCACTGTTGAAAGCTTCCTCCTGGCTGCAATGGCTTTTGACCGTCATGCAGCAGTGTGTAAGCCCCTACATTACTCAACCTCCATGACAAGGACCACATGTGTCCTAATTGTTACCTGTTGTTACATCAATGGATTGCTCCAATCCTCCATTCATGTTGCTTTTACTTTCCACCTCTCCTTCTGCCATTCCAATGTGATTAATCACTTTTTCTGTGATATTCCCCTAATACTTGCTCTGTCATGTTCTGATACCCACATAAATGTGATTATAGTCTTTATGTTGGCTTCATTTGATGTTGTTTTTGCTCTCTTGGTTATTTTGAACTCTTACCtacttattttcattgctatcttGAGGATGCATTCAACAGAGGGCCGAAAGAAGGCCTTCTCAACCTGTACATCACACCTCACCACTGTTTCTCTCTTCTATGGAACAATCATCTTCATGTACTTACAACCCAACTCCAGTCACTCCATGGACAGAGACAAAATGGCATCTGTGTTTTACACCATGATCATCCCCATGTTGAATCCTCTGGTCTATAGCCTGagaaacaaagaggtcaagaaggCATTCAAAAAGTTTGCTGGAAAAGTACTGTCTTTACTTGGCTTAATCAATTAA
- the LOC142851128 gene encoding olfactory receptor 5B12-like: MQNISEVMEFVLVGLTDVPELQVPLFVIFTFIYLFTLVGNLGMLVLIMMDSRLHTPMYFFLSNLSFVDCVYASAVTPKVIEGFLTGYKIISYNACAAQMFFFATFATIESFILASMAFDRHAAVCKPLHYSTTMTTTTCVLLVSGSYINGILQSSIHVSFTFQLSFCNSNVVNHFFCDIPPLLALSCSDIYTDEIVLFVLAAFNVAFTLLVIFTSYLLIFVAILRMQSAEGRKKAISTCASHLTTVSIFYGTIIFMYLQPSSSHYMDTDKMASVFYTMVIPMLNPLVYSLRNKEVKNAFRKFLGKAVSSL; the protein is encoded by the coding sequence ATGCAGAATATTTCGGAAGTGATGGAATTTGTTCTTGTGGGATTAACAGATGTCCCAGAGCTGCAGGTCCCTTTATTTGTCATCTTCaccttcatttatttgttcacaCTGGTTGGGAACCTTGGAATGCTGGTGCTGATTATGATGGACTCCCGACTCCACACTCCAATGTACTTTTTCCTCAGTAATCTTTCCTTCGTGGACTGTGTTTATGCTTCAGCAGTCACTCCCAAGGTAATAGAAGGGTTTcttacaggatacaagatcataTCCTACAATGCATGTGCTGCCCAGATGTTCTTCTTTGCAACCTTTGCTACTATTGAAAGCTTCATTCTGGCCTCAATGGCTTTTGACCGTCATGCAGCAGTGTGCAAACCCTTGCATTATTCCACCACGATGACAACTACAACGTGTGTTCTGCTTGTTTCTGGTTCTTACATAAATGGAATCTTGCAATCTTCCATTCATGTGTCCTTTACTTTCCAACTTTCGTTCTGTAATTCCAATGTGGTGAATCACTTTTTTTGTGATATTCCCCCACTACTTGCTCTTTCTTGTTCTGATATCTACACAGATGAAATTGTGCTGTTCGTGTTGGCAGCATTCAATGTCGCTTTTACTCTATTGGTTATCTTTACCTCTTACCTACTTATTTTTGTTGCAATCCTGAGGATGCAGTCTGCTGAGGGCCGAAAGAAAGCCATCTCCACCTGTGCATCCCACCTCAccactgtttccattttctatgGCACAATTATCTTCATGTACTTACAACCCAGTTCCAGTCATTATATGGATACTGACAAAATGGCATCTGTGTTCTACACCATGGTTATTCCCATGCTTAACCCTCTTGTTTATAGCCTCAGgaacaaagaagtcaagaatGCATTCAGGAAGTTTCTTGGAAAAGCGGTATCTTCACTGTGA